The DNA segment TATCGCGGCGCCTTGCCTGAGCGTGCTGGTGGTGGCCGACGGCGGCCAGGCCGCGGCGCAGGCAGCGGCCGACAAGCTTGCCGCGCAGATCTGGGCGGAGCGCGCGGGCTTTGTCTATGAGAGCGAGCCGCTGGCTGAATCGATTGCGCGCGCCGCGCAGCTGGCCGCGCAGGGCGGCAGCGGGCCGGTGCTGTTGCTGGACCATGGCGACAACTGCATGTCGGGCGGCACCTGCGACGATATGCAGGTCCTGCGCGAAGCCTTGCGGCAGGGATTGTCCGGCATCGCCGTGGGGCCGGTATGCGACCCGCAGGCCGTAGCCGCGATGATCGAGGCCGGCGTGGATGCCAGCGTGACGCTGCCGGTGGGCAACAAGGTGCCGCTGACCCAGCTTGGCATCTTCCCGACGCCGCTGACCCTGACCGGCCGGGTGGCCGCCATCAGCAATGGCGAATACGTGATCAGCGGCCCGACCTACACCGGCGCGCGCATTCGCATGGGCCGCACCGTGCTGCTCGATATCGGCGCGGCGCGGGTGGTGGTGACTGAGACCCCGCAGGAGCACTGGGACCTGGGCATCTTTACCCATATTGGCGTGGATCCCTTGGCGCAGCGTTTCCTGTTGCTGAAGTCGCGCATGTACTGCCGGCCGGTGTTCGTGCCGATCGCAAAGGCGGTGGTGGAGTGCGATGGCGGTGGCGTGACGAGTTCGCGCTACGCGCAGTTCCCGTTTGCGCGTCTGACGCGGCCGGTGTATCCGCTGGAGGCGGACGTGACCTTGGGCGCGTAGCTGGCCGCCCGACCTGCTCACGCGATATACGAAACCTCGGGCAGCGCGAACGTCTCGCGCACCAGTTCCGCGCGCCGGGTCACTTTCTCGCAGGATAGTTCCAGATGGTCGCGCAGCAGGCCGGCGGCCTTGCGCGGCGCGCCATCGGCGGCTGCCTGCAGCACGGCGATGTGCTCGGACATGAAGGGGTCCGCTTCCGGCATCGGCGTGGATACACCCAGCACGTGCTTGCTCAGCGTGAGGATGCAGCGTGTGCGCTGCAGGCTGCCGAGCAATTCCTTGTTGGGGCACTGCGAGAGCAGCTGCACGTGCAGGTCATGCTCCAGGTTGTCCATGGCAGTGCGGCTGACCTTGGGGTAGACGCGCTGTGCCTTGTGCAGGTCGCCGATCATCCGCTCGATCTCCACGCGATCTGCATGACCGATGGCGGCGCGCAGCGCGGCGGGTTCGACCAATGAGCGCAGTTCGTAAAGATCATGGATGCGCTTGGCGTCCAGCGCCGTGATGACCCAGCGCAGGCGCTCGTCCTTCTCCAGGATGCCCAAGCTCTCCAGGCGCAACAATACGTCGCGCACCACGGTGCGGCCCACATTGAAGTGGCGGGCCAGTTCGATCTCGTTGACGCGATAACGGCCGAACACCGACAGGTGCACCAGGTCGCGCTCCACTTCGTCGTAGATCACTTCCCAGCCCAGCGTCTTGCGCGCGACATCCGGTTCGCGGTCCACGCCCAGCATGGCTGGGTCCAGCGCAATGCGCCGGGGCGCGGTGCCCGCGGGCCCTGCGACGAAGCCGCGCCCTTCGAAGCGGCTGACCACGCCATCGGCTTCCAGCTCGCGCAGGGCCTGGCGCACCGGCGAGCGGGTGGAGCGCAGGATCTCGGCCAGATGCCCCTCCAGCAATACCGTGCCCTGCTCAAGCGAGCCTTCCACGATGGCCTTGCGCAGCAGATCGACGATGACGGCGTAGATCGGCGCGTGCCGTTGCGCCTCGTCGGCATCTTGCGTCAGTGCGAAGGGGGCGGTGCGCTTGTCTTGTCGCGCGGCCGTCGATGGACTCGGCACGTTGTCTCCGGATCGGTTGGCGGGTTTGGGTGGCGTTGGGTGCTGCGTCAGGCGCGTCGCTCGCGGAGTCGGCATGGTGCCAGGGATCGGGCGGCGCATGAACACATGATACACGGGTATTTCCGCATATTGACGATTGCCGGCAATCGTCATATATTTCGGTCCATGCCGGTGCAAAGCCGCATCGAGACGAGAACAAGACACCGAGACAGGGTGGCGGCCAAGCCGGCGCTGCCCGCGAAAGAGCAAAAGCGCAAAAGGGCACATCCCCATGGACTACCAGTTCGATTTCAGCTTCCTGGGCGCCAACTGGCGCGAACTGCTCGACGGGGCATGGTTGACCCTGCGCATGTCTGTTGCGACCATCGTGCTTGGCTTTGTGCTGGGCACGGCGCTGGCGGTGGTGCGCACGCAAGGCCCGGCCTGGGCGCGCCGCTGCGTCACGGGATATGTGGATGTGATTCGCAATACGCCGCTGGTGATCCAGGCGTTCTGGCTGTTCTTCGGGCTGGCGGCGGTGCATGTGCGCGTGCCGGCGATGGCGGCGGCGGTGCTGGCGCTGGTGGTCAACGTATCGGCCTATACCACGGAGATCGTGCGCGCGGGCATCGAGTCGGTGCCGCGCGGCCAGCTGGAGGCGGCGTCGTGCCTGGGTCTGTCGCGCGGGCAGGTGCTGCGCCTGGTGGTGCTGCCGCAGGCGGTGGAGCGCATGTACCCGGCGCTGATCAGCCAGTTCGTGCTGATGATGCTGGCCACCTCGATCATGTCGCAGATCTCGGCGGAAGAACTCACCGCCGTGGGCTATCGCATCCAGTCGGAGACCTTCCGCGGTTTTGAGATCTACATCGTCATCGCCGTGGTCTACCTGCTGCTGTCGTGGCTGTTGCGGCTATCGATGGCGGGCGTGGGTGCCATTGCTTTCACGCGCCGCCGGCGCCTGAAGACGGCGCTCTGATTCCTTCCCTCCCTCCTTCCCTCCTTCCTTCTACTTCGACGCGGAGCCAAGCATCATGTCCAGCCTTTCCCTGGATCAAGTCTTGTTTATCCTGCGCGGCGCCGGCTGGACCCTGTTGCTGTCGGCCATGGGCTTTATCGGCGGCGCGCTGGCGGGCCTGCCGCTGGCACTGGCACGCAGCCGCGGCGGGCGCGTGCTGCGCACGGTCACCGGCGCCTTCGTGCAACTGGTGCAGGGCGTGCCGCTGCCGGTGATCATGTTCGTGGTGTATTTCGGCATCAGCGTGGGCGGCTTCGAGCTGCCCGCGCTGGTGGCCGCCGGCATTGCCATGACGGCGTATTCCTGCGCCTACCTAGCCGAGATCTGGAAGGGCTGCATCCAGGCCGTGCCGCGCACACAGTGGGAGGCGGCCGAGTGCCTGGCGCTCACGCCGCTGCAGCGTGTGGTGCACGTGATCCTGCCGCAGGCCGCGCGTATCGCGGTGGCGCCCACGGTGGGCTTCCTGGTGCAGATCGTGAAGAACTCCTCGTACGCGGTGGTGATCGGCTTCTTCGACCTGACCTATTCGGCACGGGTGGTGAACAACTCCACCTTTGAGCCCTTCGTGGTGTTTTCCATCGCGGCGGTGCTGTATTTCGCCATCTGCTATCCGCTGTCGACGCTGTCGTACAAGCTGGAGCGCCGCTTCAAGCGGGGTTGAAAGCGGGCATGAAAGCGCGCATGAAGGCGGACCCGAATCAGCGAGAACCAAAAGACATCATGGAGACAAGCATGGAAGACATCGTCCGCTTCGACAAGGTGAGCAAATCCTTCGGGCAGGTGGAAATCCTCAAGGGCGTGAGTTTCTCGGTGCGCGCCGGCGAGGTGGTGGCGCTGATCGGGCGCAGCGGCTCGGGCAAGAGCACGGCCCTGCGCTGCATCAACGGCCTGGAACGCGTGAACGGCGGCGCGCTGCATGTATGCGGCCGCGCCATGCACGAAGACAACGTGCCGCTGGGAGAGCTGCGCAAGGAAGTGGGCATCGTGTTCCAGAGCTACAACCTGTTCCCGCACCTCACCGTGGAAGAAAACGTCATGCTGGCGCCGCGCAAGGTCAAGGGCGTCGGCAAGAAGGAAGCGCGCGAGCTGGCCATGCATGTGCTCAAGCAGGTTGGCATGGAAGAGCGCGCCGGCTATTACCCGGAGCAGCTGTCCGGCGGCCAGCAGCAGCGCGTGGCCATTGCCCGCTCGCTGGCGATGCGGCCGCGCCTGATGCTGTTCGATGAAGTCACCTCGGCGCTGGATCCCGAGCTCACCGGCGAGGTGCTCAAGGTGATCGAGCGGCTGGCCGAAAAGGGCATGACCATGGTGCTGGTCACGCACGAGATGGCGTTCGCGCGCTCGGTGGCGGACCAGATCATGTTCATGCACCAGGGCATCGTCTGGGAAGGCGGCAGCGGCAAGCTGCTGGATGAGCCTTCGACGCCGGAGCTCAAGCAGTTCGTCGGCAACGGCCTTTGATTTCGCGCTAGCTGCCTGCTAGCCCGCACAACTCAACCTACACAACGCAGACACCCCATGTACCCTATGCACCTCAACCACCGCCTGCTCGGCTCGCTCGCCGCCCTGCTGCTCGTTGGCGCATCCGTCAGCGCCTGGTCCGATACGCTCGATACCATCAAGCAACGCAAGAAGATCCTGGTCGCCGTGGATATCGGCGCGCCGCCCTACGGCATGCTCGACGCGCAGGCCAAGCAAAGCGGCTCGGACGTGGAGACCGCCCGCCTGCTGGCCAAGGACCTCGGCGTGGAACTGGAGATCGTGCCGGTGACCGGCCCCAATCGCGTGCCCTTCCTGCTGACCAGGAAGGCGGACGTGGTGCTGGCTTCGTTCTCGGTCACCGACGAGCGCAAGAAGGTGATCGACTTCTCGGATCCCTACGGCGTGATCCCGGTTGTGGTGGGCGGGCCCGCAAAGTCCAGCCTCAAGAGCTTTGCCGACCTCTCCGGCAAGACCATCGCCGTCACGCGCGGTACCACCAGCGACCAGGAGCTCAGCCGTGGCGCCAAGGAAGTCCAGGGCCTGAACATCGTGCGCTACGAGGACGATGCCACCACCAACACCGCGGTCGCCACCGGCCAGCAGGACTACCTGGCCGCCGCCATCAGCGTGATTCCCGCGGTGAAGAAGAGCAATCCCACGCGCGACCTCGAAACCAAGTTCGTGATGAAATCCTATCCCTATGCCATTGGCCTGCGCAAGGGCGATGCCGCGCTGAAGAACTGGCTGGACGGCTGGGTCAAGGCCAACCTGAAAAACGGCAAGATCAACGACATCTACAAGCATTACTTCGGCATCGGGCTGCCGGAAGACATGATCAAGTAAGGATCAGGCAAGGCCCGCAAGCACTGGCAGGGCGACCATCACACCGCGAGACATTCCTCATGACAACAGACCCCCTTGCCGCCAATCCCGTGCAGGCCCCACGTACCTCCCACACCATCCGCCTGCATCCTGATGACGACGTGGTGATCGCGCGGGACCAGATGGTGGCCGGCACGCCGATCGCCGACGAAGGCGTGACCGTGATCGGACTGGTCCCGCCCGGCCACAAGATCGCCACCCGTGCGATCGCCAATGGCGAGGCGGTTCGGCGCTACGGCCAGATCATCGGCTTCGCCAGCCAGGATATCCGCGCCGGCCAGCACGTGCATACCCACAACCTCGCCATGGGCGACTTCACGCGGGACTATGCGTTCAGCGCGGAGGCCCGCGTGGTGCGGCCGGCGGCGCAGCCGGCCACGTTCGACGGCATCAAGCGCGCCGACGGCGGCGTGGCTACGCGTAACTACATTGGCATCCTTACCTCGGTGAACTGCTCGGCCACGGTGGCGCGCGCCATCGCGGACCACTTCCGCCGCGACATCCATCCCCAGGCGCTGGCCGCCTATCCCAATGTGGACGGCGTGGTGGCCCTCACGCACGGTGTGGGCTGCGCGGTGGATCCGCAGGGCGAGGGGCTGGCGGTGCTGCAGCGCACGCTGGGCGGCTATGCGTGCCATCCCAACTTTGCCAGCGTGCTGGTGATCGGGCTTGGCTGCGAAACCAACCAGATCTCCGCGCTGCTGGCCACGCAGGGGCTCGCGCACAGTGACCGGCTGCAGACCTTCACCATCCAGGACACTGGCGGCACCACCAAGACCATTGCCCATGGCATCGAGCTGATCAAGGCGATGCTGCCGAAGGCCAACGCGGTGGAGCGCCAGCCGGTGCCGGCGCACCATCTGGTGGTGGGCCTGCAATGCGGTGGCTCGGATGGCTACTCGGGCATCTCGGCCAACCCGGTGCTGGGTGCGGCGGTGGATCTGTTGGTGCGCAATGGCGGCACCGCGATCCTCTCCGAGACGCCGGAGATCTACGGCGCCGAGCACTTGCTGACACGGCGCGCGCAAACGCCAGAGATCGGCAGGAAGCTGGTGGCGCGCATCCGCTGGTGGGAGGCCTATTGCGAGCGCCACGGTGCCAGCATGGACAACAATCCCTCCGCCGGCAACAAGGCGGGCGGCCTGACCACGGTACTGGAAAAATCGCTGGGCGGCATCGCCAAGGGCGGCTCCACCAATCTCGCCGAAGTGTACGAGTATGCGCAGCCCGTCCGCGTGCGCGGCCTGGTCTTCATGGACACACCAGGCTACGACCCGATCTCCGCCACCGGGCAGGTGGCCGGCGGTGCCAACCTGATCTGCTTCACCACTGGCCGGGGCTCTGCCTATGGCTGCGCGCCATCGCCCTCGGTCAAGCTTGCCACCAACACGGCGCTATGGCAGCGCCAGTCGGACGACATGGACCTGAAC comes from the Cupriavidus basilensis genome and includes:
- a CDS encoding M81 family metallopeptidase — encoded protein: MKILIARLNHETNTFSPVATPLSSFQPQYGEDAYRASKGTRTAIGAFIDLAEAAGAELVVPVTASANPSGRVAADAYAALCDAIVSAAPGCDAVMLDLHGAMVAQNSDDGEGELLARLREVLPHAPIAVALDLHGNVTQAMIDHADIAVSFKTYPHVDMYETGEHAGRLLMRMLEQKARPALAWRRLPMVTHTLRSNTGEGAMQRAVAAARQAEADGMLAVSVLAGFGLADIAAPCLSVLVVADGGQAAAQAAADKLAAQIWAERAGFVYESEPLAESIARAAQLAAQGGSGPVLLLDHGDNCMSGGTCDDMQVLREALRQGLSGIAVGPVCDPQAVAAMIEAGVDASVTLPVGNKVPLTQLGIFPTPLTLTGRVAAISNGEYVISGPTYTGARIRMGRTVLLDIGAARVVVTETPQEHWDLGIFTHIGVDPLAQRFLLLKSRMYCRPVFVPIAKAVVECDGGGVTSSRYAQFPFARLTRPVYPLEADVTLGA
- a CDS encoding GntR family transcriptional regulator; the encoded protein is MPSPSTAARQDKRTAPFALTQDADEAQRHAPIYAVIVDLLRKAIVEGSLEQGTVLLEGHLAEILRSTRSPVRQALRELEADGVVSRFEGRGFVAGPAGTAPRRIALDPAMLGVDREPDVARKTLGWEVIYDEVERDLVHLSVFGRYRVNEIELARHFNVGRTVVRDVLLRLESLGILEKDERLRWVITALDAKRIHDLYELRSLVEPAALRAAIGHADRVEIERMIGDLHKAQRVYPKVSRTAMDNLEHDLHVQLLSQCPNKELLGSLQRTRCILTLSKHVLGVSTPMPEADPFMSEHIAVLQAAADGAPRKAAGLLRDHLELSCEKVTRRAELVRETFALPEVSYIA
- a CDS encoding amino acid ABC transporter permease — its product is MDYQFDFSFLGANWRELLDGAWLTLRMSVATIVLGFVLGTALAVVRTQGPAWARRCVTGYVDVIRNTPLVIQAFWLFFGLAAVHVRVPAMAAAVLALVVNVSAYTTEIVRAGIESVPRGQLEAASCLGLSRGQVLRLVVLPQAVERMYPALISQFVLMMLATSIMSQISAEELTAVGYRIQSETFRGFEIYIVIAVVYLLLSWLLRLSMAGVGAIAFTRRRRLKTAL
- a CDS encoding amino acid ABC transporter permease, whose translation is MSSLSLDQVLFILRGAGWTLLLSAMGFIGGALAGLPLALARSRGGRVLRTVTGAFVQLVQGVPLPVIMFVVYFGISVGGFELPALVAAGIAMTAYSCAYLAEIWKGCIQAVPRTQWEAAECLALTPLQRVVHVILPQAARIAVAPTVGFLVQIVKNSSYAVVIGFFDLTYSARVVNNSTFEPFVVFSIAAVLYFAICYPLSTLSYKLERRFKRG
- a CDS encoding amino acid ABC transporter ATP-binding protein, coding for MEDIVRFDKVSKSFGQVEILKGVSFSVRAGEVVALIGRSGSGKSTALRCINGLERVNGGALHVCGRAMHEDNVPLGELRKEVGIVFQSYNLFPHLTVEENVMLAPRKVKGVGKKEARELAMHVLKQVGMEERAGYYPEQLSGGQQQRVAIARSLAMRPRLMLFDEVTSALDPELTGEVLKVIERLAEKGMTMVLVTHEMAFARSVADQIMFMHQGIVWEGGSGKLLDEPSTPELKQFVGNGL
- a CDS encoding transporter substrate-binding domain-containing protein gives rise to the protein MHLNHRLLGSLAALLLVGASVSAWSDTLDTIKQRKKILVAVDIGAPPYGMLDAQAKQSGSDVETARLLAKDLGVELEIVPVTGPNRVPFLLTRKADVVLASFSVTDERKKVIDFSDPYGVIPVVVGGPAKSSLKSFADLSGKTIAVTRGTTSDQELSRGAKEVQGLNIVRYEDDATTNTAVATGQQDYLAAAISVIPAVKKSNPTRDLETKFVMKSYPYAIGLRKGDAALKNWLDGWVKANLKNGKINDIYKHYFGIGLPEDMIK
- a CDS encoding UxaA family hydrolase — protein: MTTDPLAANPVQAPRTSHTIRLHPDDDVVIARDQMVAGTPIADEGVTVIGLVPPGHKIATRAIANGEAVRRYGQIIGFASQDIRAGQHVHTHNLAMGDFTRDYAFSAEARVVRPAAQPATFDGIKRADGGVATRNYIGILTSVNCSATVARAIADHFRRDIHPQALAAYPNVDGVVALTHGVGCAVDPQGEGLAVLQRTLGGYACHPNFASVLVIGLGCETNQISALLATQGLAHSDRLQTFTIQDTGGTTKTIAHGIELIKAMLPKANAVERQPVPAHHLVVGLQCGGSDGYSGISANPVLGAAVDLLVRNGGTAILSETPEIYGAEHLLTRRAQTPEIGRKLVARIRWWEAYCERHGASMDNNPSAGNKAGGLTTVLEKSLGGIAKGGSTNLAEVYEYAQPVRVRGLVFMDTPGYDPISATGQVAGGANLICFTTGRGSAYGCAPSPSVKLATNTALWQRQSDDMDLNCGTVLDGSATIAELGAALFELMLDTASGKRSRSELHGYGQNEFVPWQLGAIT